The Fundulus heteroclitus isolate FHET01 chromosome 13, MU-UCD_Fhet_4.1, whole genome shotgun sequence genome contains a region encoding:
- the psmb12 gene encoding proteasome 20S subunit beta 12, whose translation MEKHYTDSQVKGVSTGTTILAAIFDGGVVIGSDSRASMGGEYVSSKTINKVVQVHDQIFCCMAGSLADAQAVTKAAKFHLSFHSVQMEHPPLVIAAASVLKELCYKNKEELQAGFITAGWDKKKGPQVYVVSLGGMLLSQPVTIGGSGSTYIYGYVDAKYKPNMTREECLQFATNALALAMGRDNVSGGVAHLVVITGKGVEHVVVPGDKLPRFHDE comes from the exons ATGGAGAAACACTACACGGACTCTCAAGTCAAAGGAGTCAGCACAGGG ACCACCATCCTGGCTGCCATATTTGATGGAGGGGTCGTGATTGGATCAGACTCCAGAGCTTCAATGGGAGG GGAATATGTGTCTTCTAAAACCATCAACAAGGTGGTTCAGGTTCATGACCAGATCTTCTGCTGCATGGCTGGTTCACTTGCAGACGCTCAGGCCGTCACCAAAGCTGCCAAGTTCCACCTGTCCTTCCACAG TGTGCAGATGGAGCACCCTCCTCTCGTTATTGCAGCAGCATCGGTTCTGAAAGAACTCTGTTATAAAAACAAAGAGGAGCTGCAGGCTGGATTCATCACTGCTGGCTGGGACAAAAAGAAAGGACCACAG GTGTATGTTGTGTCTCTGGGTGGGATGCTACTCAGTCAGCCAGTTACCATCGGCGGATCAGGAAGCACCTACATCTACGGCTACGTTGATGCTAAATACAAACCCAACATGACCAGAGAGGAATGTCTGCAGTTTGCCACCAATG CTCTTGCTCTGGCTATGGGCAGAGACAACGTCAGCGGGGGTGTTGCTCACCTGGTGGTGATAACGGGA
- the psmb13a gene encoding proteasome subunit beta type-7 codes for MALSTVLETPEAGFNFDNTARNAALEGLFDGGQTPKPLKTGTTIAGVVFKDGVVLGADTRATSSDVVADKMCAKIHYISPNIYCCGAGTAADTEKTTDILSSNLSIFSLNSGRNPRVVMAVNILQDMLYRYHGQIGANLILGGVDCTGNHLYTVGPYGSVNKVPYLAMGSGDLAALGILEDGFKHDLELEKAKELVRDAIHAGIMSDLGSGNNIDICVITKKGVDYIRPYKESEYKDARKMNYKYRPGTTAILTEKVVPLKLEVVQETVQKMDTA; via the exons ATGGCGCTGTCTACTGTCCTCGAAACTCCCGAAGCTGGCTTTAACTTCGACAACACGGCGAG AAATGCTGCGCTAGAGGGTCTTTTTGATGGAGGACAGACCCCCAAACCATTGAAAACCGGAACCACAATAGCAGGAGTGGTGTTCAAG GATGGAGTTGTCCTGGGCGCCGACACCAGAGCCACGTCCAGTGATGTGGTGGCCGACAAGATGTGTGCCAAGATCCACTACATTTCTCCAAACATATA TTGTTGTGGAGCGGGAACAGCAGCAGACACAGAGAAGACCACAGATATTCTGTCATCAAACCTCTCCATCTTCTCACTGAATAGTGGAAGAAACCCTCGTGTTGTCATGGCTGTTAACATCCTGCAGGACATGTTGTACAG GTATCATGGTCAGATTGGTGCCAACCTGATACTGGGAGGAGTGGACTGTACTGGGAACCACCTGTACACTGTGGGTCCATACGGAAGTGTAAATAAGGTTCCCTACCTTGCAATGG GATCCGGTGATCTGGCTGCTCTCGGGATTTTAGAAGATGGTTTCAAACACGATCTTGAG cTGGAGAAGGCGAAGGAGTTGGTCCGAGATGCCATCCATGCAGGCATCATGAGTGACCTCGGCTCAGGAAACAACATCGACATCTGTGTCATCACCAAAAAAGGCGTAGACTACATCAGACCCTACAAGGAGTCAGAGTACAAAGATGCCAG GAAAATGAATTACAAGTATCGTCCGGGCACGACAGCGATTCTGACAGAGAAAGTTGTTCCCCTAAAGCTGGAGGTGGTTCAAGAGACTGTGCAGAAGATGGATACCGCCTGA
- the psmb8a gene encoding proteasome subunit beta type-8 has product MALVEVSGLKPFTEPSEQIFGTRQTSLVDRPNHYSFGTSVQEFAVPVGEEPAGFLESCNREGGVSIDMNHGTTTLAFKFRHGVIVAVDSRASAGRYLASNDVNKVIEINPYLLGTMSGSAADCQYWERLLAKECRLYRLRNNHRISVAAASKLLCNMMLGYRGMGLSVGSMICGWDKEGPGLYYVDDNGTRLSGRMFSTGCGNGYAYGVVDSGYREDMTVEEAYELGCRGIAHATHRDAYSGGVVNMYHMREDGWIKVCKEDVSQLIHHYKEGMF; this is encoded by the exons ATGGCTCTCGTTGAAGTGAGCGGATTGAAACCTTTCACCGAACCCAGTGAGCAGATTTTCGGAACCAGACAGACGAGCCTCGTCGACCGACCCAATCATTACAGTTTTGGAACCTCAGTGCAAGAATTTGCTGTTCCGGTGGGAGAAGAG CCTGCAGGTTTCCTGGAGTCCTGCAacagggagggaggggtgaGCATCGACATGAACCACGGGACCACCACCCTGGCCTTCAAGTTCAGGCATGGAGTCATCGTTGCTGTGGACTCCAGAGCTTCAGCCGGACGCTACCTGG CATCCAATGATGTCAACAAGGTGATTGAGATCAACCCGTATCTGCTGGGCACCATGTCAGGGAGCGCTGCGGACTGTCAGTACTGGGAGAGACTCCTCGCCAAAGAATGCAG GCTGTACAGGCTGAGGAACAACCATCGGATCTCTGTAGCTGCTGCTTCTAAGCTGTTATGCAACATGATGCTGGGCTATAGGGGCATGGGCCTTTCTGTGGGGAGTATGATCTGTGGCTGGGACAAAGAG GGCCCTGGTCTGTACTATGTGGATGACAATGGGACTCGCCTGTCTGGTCGGATGTTCTCCACTGGTTGTGGAAACGGTTACGCCTACGGAGTGGTGGACAGCGGTTACAGGGAAGACATGACAGTGGAGGAGGCGTACGAACTGGGCTGTCGGGGCATCGCTCATGCTACTCACAGAGATGCTTACTCTGGTGGAGTGGTAAACA TGTACCACATGCGGGAGGATGGTTGGATCAAAGTGTGTAAAGAGGACGTCTCTCAGCTGATCCATCATTATAAAGAGGGAATGTTCTGA